In a single window of the Phaeobacter sp. G2 genome:
- a CDS encoding ABC transporter permease — MDLSAINPVLLIASLMVAATPLLFAAIGELVVEKSGVLNLGVEGMMIIGAVAGFATAVETGSPLLGFVAAAGAGATLSVLFAILTQYAQANQVASGLSLTLFGLGMSALLGQSYVGVKPPQMEKLDIPVLSDLPVVGPILFGHDLMLYVALVLIAAVWAVIKFSRIGLVLRAVGENHDAAHALGYKVVRIRIMAILFGGACAGLGGAYISLIRVPQWTEGMTAGIGWIALALVVFASWKPWRVLLGAYLFGGVTVVQLNLQAAGVAIPVEYLAMSPYLITILVLVILSADKSSAPAALGRNFHAAR, encoded by the coding sequence ATGGATCTTTCTGCAATTAATCCCGTCCTGCTCATTGCCTCGCTGATGGTGGCAGCCACACCTCTGTTGTTTGCCGCTATTGGTGAGCTGGTGGTGGAGAAATCCGGGGTGCTGAACCTCGGCGTTGAGGGGATGATGATCATTGGCGCGGTGGCGGGCTTTGCCACGGCTGTGGAAACAGGTTCACCGCTGCTGGGGTTTGTCGCCGCTGCTGGGGCTGGCGCGACCCTGTCTGTGCTGTTTGCTATTCTCACTCAATACGCCCAGGCCAATCAGGTGGCTTCTGGCCTGTCGCTGACGCTGTTTGGCCTCGGCATGTCTGCCCTGTTGGGGCAGTCCTATGTGGGGGTGAAACCGCCTCAGATGGAAAAGCTGGACATTCCGGTGCTCAGCGATCTGCCGGTTGTCGGCCCGATCCTGTTTGGCCATGACCTCATGCTATATGTGGCGCTGGTCTTGATTGCCGCTGTTTGGGCCGTAATCAAATTCAGCCGGATTGGTCTGGTGCTGCGTGCGGTGGGGGAAAACCATGATGCCGCCCATGCCCTGGGATACAAGGTGGTGCGCATCCGCATCATGGCGATCCTGTTTGGGGGCGCCTGTGCGGGGCTTGGCGGTGCCTACATCAGCCTGATCCGGGTGCCGCAATGGACCGAGGGCATGACCGCAGGAATCGGCTGGATCGCCCTGGCTTTGGTGGTCTTTGCCAGCTGGAAACCCTGGCGTGTGTTGCTGGGTGCCTATCTTTTTGGCGGTGTAACCGTTGTTCAGCTTAATCTTCAGGCTGCCGGCGTTGCCATCCCGGTAGAGTATCTGGCAATGTCGCCCTATCTGATCACCATTCTGGTGCTCGTTATCCTATCGGCCGATAAGAGCAGCGCACCCGCTGCTTTGGGTCGCAATTTCCACGCTGCGCGCTGA
- a CDS encoding ABC transporter permease, with translation MIRLEKRPQPSRAWSLATPLLAVLATMIAGGLLFGILGKDPVEAIRTIFWEPLFGEFAFYYRPQLLVKGAPLVLIAIGLSLGFKAGIWNIGAEGQYIMGALFGAGAGLAFYPTEAWYIFPLMVIAGGFGGWVWAMIPAFLKVRFGTNEILVSLMLVYVAEQFLASMSLGLLKNPEGHGFPGSRNLQQYDSAYNADLIAGSGMHWGVVAALIAVIFAYVLLNRHITGYHIRLTGEAPRAARFAGVNPSRLILFCLGTSGMLAGLAGMFEVSGPSGQVSIDFNVGYGFTAIIVAFLGRLHPVGILLAGGLMALTYIGGDIAQSNLQLPSAAIQVFQGMLLFFLLAFDLLTNFRISLGKPEVA, from the coding sequence ATGATCCGGCTAGAGAAACGACCGCAGCCGTCACGGGCCTGGTCACTGGCCACGCCGCTGTTGGCGGTTCTGGCAACCATGATTGCCGGGGGCTTGTTATTTGGGATCCTCGGCAAAGACCCGGTAGAGGCTATTCGCACCATTTTCTGGGAGCCGCTGTTTGGCGAGTTTGCCTTTTATTACCGCCCGCAGCTTTTGGTCAAAGGCGCGCCTTTGGTGCTGATCGCCATCGGTCTGTCGCTAGGGTTCAAGGCCGGTATCTGGAACATCGGCGCCGAGGGGCAGTATATCATGGGCGCCCTGTTTGGCGCCGGTGCGGGTCTTGCCTTTTATCCAACAGAGGCCTGGTACATCTTTCCGCTGATGGTCATCGCAGGGGGCTTTGGCGGTTGGGTCTGGGCAATGATCCCAGCCTTTCTAAAGGTCCGCTTTGGCACCAATGAAATCCTTGTCTCCCTGATGCTGGTCTATGTAGCGGAGCAATTCCTGGCCTCTATGTCATTGGGGTTGTTGAAAAACCCCGAAGGTCATGGATTTCCCGGGTCGCGCAACCTGCAACAATATGACAGCGCCTATAACGCTGACCTGATTGCTGGCTCTGGCATGCACTGGGGCGTGGTGGCAGCGCTGATTGCGGTGATCTTTGCCTATGTGCTGCTGAACCGCCATATTACCGGCTACCACATCCGCCTGACCGGCGAGGCCCCCCGCGCAGCACGCTTTGCCGGGGTCAATCCAAGCCGGTTGATCCTGTTCTGCCTTGGCACCTCCGGCATGTTGGCTGGTCTGGCAGGCATGTTTGAGGTCTCCGGCCCGTCGGGGCAGGTCAGTATTGATTTTAACGTCGGCTACGGGTTCACCGCCATTATCGTCGCCTTTCTGGGGCGTCTGCACCCCGTGGGCATCCTGCTCGCTGGGGGGCTGATGGCGCTGACTTACATTGGTGGCGATATCGCCCAGTCGAACCTGCAGCTGCCCTCTGCTGCCATTCAGGTGTTTCAGGGCATGTTGCTGTTTTTCCTGCTGGCCTTTGATCTGTTGACCAATTTCCGCATCTCGCTTGGCAAACCGGAGGTCGCGTAA
- a CDS encoding ABC transporter ATP-binding protein, with the protein MTEVLLSLKGLTKAYPGVVANDAVSFDIGAGEVHALLGENGAGKSTLVKMIYGLVKPDSGEMTLRGAPFAPGEPRQARADGIAMVFQHFSLFDALNVAENIALGMENPPALRDLATKIRQVSEAYGLPLDPYRTVGDLSAGERQRVEIIRCLLQDPKLLIMDEPTSVLTPQEVEILFLTLEKLRAEGTSILYISHKLEEIRRLCDHATILRLGKNVGECVPAETSASEMAELMVGSALTPPERGDRDFGAVALDISGLSVPSPTAFGTALRNVHLTVRRGEILGIGGVAGNGQDELLSVLSGEVQTEADAVKLGTDPIGQLGPVARRALGLLTAPEERLGHAAAPDMSLTENAMLTGATREGLVKNGFLKWGAARDFAKRVIKDFDVRTPGPENAARSLSGGNLQKFVIGREVLQRPEVLVVNQPTWGVDASAAAAIRQSLLDLAAGGCAVICISQDLDELMEISDSFAALNEGRLSAPRPAAGLSVEEIGLMMGGAHGMEVAHV; encoded by the coding sequence GTGACTGAGGTACTCTTAAGCCTGAAAGGTCTGACCAAGGCCTACCCCGGTGTGGTGGCCAATGACGCTGTCTCCTTTGATATCGGCGCGGGCGAAGTGCATGCCCTGCTGGGAGAAAACGGCGCTGGGAAATCCACCCTGGTCAAAATGATCTATGGGCTGGTGAAACCCGACAGCGGCGAGATGACCCTGCGTGGTGCGCCCTTTGCCCCCGGTGAGCCGCGTCAGGCCCGCGCCGATGGCATTGCCATGGTGTTTCAGCACTTTTCCTTGTTTGATGCGCTCAACGTTGCAGAAAACATCGCGCTGGGGATGGAAAACCCGCCTGCGCTGCGCGATCTGGCCACCAAGATCCGCCAGGTCTCAGAGGCCTATGGCCTGCCGTTGGATCCCTATCGCACCGTTGGCGATCTGTCCGCCGGGGAGCGCCAGCGAGTGGAGATCATTCGTTGCCTGTTGCAGGACCCAAAGCTGCTGATCATGGATGAACCCACCAGCGTGTTGACCCCGCAAGAGGTCGAAATCCTGTTTCTGACGCTGGAAAAACTGCGGGCTGAGGGCACCTCCATCCTTTATATCAGCCATAAGCTGGAGGAAATCCGCAGGCTCTGTGATCACGCCACCATTTTGCGGCTGGGCAAAAACGTCGGCGAATGTGTTCCCGCCGAAACCTCGGCCAGTGAAATGGCGGAACTGATGGTGGGATCGGCGCTGACTCCGCCAGAGCGTGGAGACCGCGATTTTGGGGCTGTGGCGCTGGACATTTCCGGACTGTCGGTGCCGTCCCCCACGGCTTTTGGCACCGCGCTGCGCAATGTGCATCTGACCGTGCGCCGTGGCGAGATCCTTGGTATTGGCGGTGTGGCTGGCAATGGCCAGGACGAGCTGCTGTCGGTGCTCTCTGGCGAGGTCCAGACTGAGGCTGATGCGGTCAAGCTGGGCACCGATCCCATTGGACAGCTTGGGCCGGTTGCGCGGCGCGCGCTTGGCCTGTTAACCGCGCCCGAAGAACGCCTGGGCCATGCTGCCGCCCCTGATATGAGCCTGACCGAGAATGCCATGCTCACCGGAGCCACCCGTGAGGGGCTGGTAAAGAACGGCTTTCTCAAATGGGGAGCTGCCAGGGACTTTGCCAAGCGAGTGATCAAGGACTTTGACGTGCGCACGCCGGGGCCGGAGAATGCTGCCCGTTCCCTGTCGGGTGGTAACCTGCAGAAATTTGTCATTGGCCGCGAGGTGTTGCAACGCCCCGAGGTTCTGGTGGTGAACCAGCCCACCTGGGGGGTTGATGCCTCGGCGGCGGCTGCCATTCGCCAATCGCTGCTGGACCTGGCCGCAGGCGGCTGCGCCGTCATCTGCATCAGCCAGGATCTGGATGAACTCATGGAAATCTCTGACAGCTTTGCCGCCCTGAATGAGGGCCGCCTGTCTGCGCCGCGTCCTGCTGCGGGGTTAAGCGTGGAAGAAATCGGCCTGATGATGGGCGGCGCCCATGGCATGGAGGTGGCACATGTTTGA
- the xdhC gene encoding xanthine dehydrogenase accessory protein XdhC has product MGFDLDALRAALLQHGRVCRVVIAAIRGSSPREVGAAMLVWDKGQSGTIGGGALEFEAAETARRQDRKTRLSTHALGPDLGQCCGGSVTLVSEIYDMEDFARLDTEVILRPVTPEAATSPPLAVKRQLAQLRAQGQRQQTQLIDHWMLEPVHKPQQDLWIWGAGHVGRALVDVLAPLPDLAITWVDTATTRFPAHVPAGVTILPGQDPSLLLRHAPVNAQHLVLTYSHELDLALCHGLLLHGFSFAGLIGSATKWARFRSRLAALGHSPAEIARITCPIGTPALGKHPQMIAVGVAAELLARAARREIKEEQRA; this is encoded by the coding sequence ATGGGGTTTGATCTGGACGCGCTTCGTGCCGCCCTTTTGCAACATGGCCGGGTGTGCCGGGTTGTGATTGCCGCCATTCGTGGCTCATCGCCGCGGGAAGTGGGGGCAGCCATGCTGGTTTGGGACAAGGGACAAAGCGGCACCATCGGCGGCGGCGCGCTGGAGTTTGAAGCGGCGGAGACGGCACGCAGGCAAGACAGGAAAACCCGTCTCAGCACCCATGCCCTGGGACCGGATCTGGGCCAGTGCTGCGGCGGATCGGTTACTCTGGTCAGCGAGATCTATGACATGGAGGATTTTGCGCGACTGGACACGGAGGTCATTTTGCGCCCCGTCACGCCGGAGGCCGCTACAAGCCCGCCACTGGCCGTGAAGCGCCAGCTGGCGCAGCTGCGGGCGCAGGGACAACGCCAGCAGACACAACTGATTGATCACTGGATGCTGGAGCCGGTACACAAGCCACAGCAAGATCTGTGGATTTGGGGCGCCGGTCATGTGGGGCGCGCCTTGGTTGATGTGCTGGCGCCCCTGCCGGATCTGGCAATCACCTGGGTGGATACGGCAACGACGCGGTTTCCGGCGCATGTTCCAGCGGGCGTGACCATTCTTCCAGGCCAGGACCCGAGCCTCCTGCTGCGTCATGCACCGGTAAATGCACAGCATCTGGTTCTCACCTATTCCCATGAGCTGGATCTGGCGCTATGCCACGGTCTGCTATTGCATGGGTTTTCCTTTGCGGGGCTTATCGGCTCGGCCACCAAATGGGCGCGGTTTCGCAGCCGATTGGCAGCCCTGGGTCACAGCCCGGCCGAGATCGCCCGCATAACCTGCCCAATTGGCACCCCTGCCCTGGGCAAACACCCGCAGATGATTGCGGTCGGCGTCGCGGCAGAGCTGCTGGCGCGGGCGGCACGCAGAGAGATAAAAGAGGAGCAGCGCGCGTGA
- the xdhB gene encoding xanthine dehydrogenase molybdopterin binding subunit: MSVAKPLPHDAAKLHVTGKARYVDDTPLPRGALHLAFGLSTIAKGRIDKMDLAAVKSSPGVVAVLTAPDLPFSNDVSPSIHDEPLLSDGTVHYLGQPLFLVVATSHRAARVAARRGTVSYSEEEALLTLDAALAANSRFEEGPRIYQKGDAAAAIAQAPHQVEGTFELGGQEHFYLEGQAALALPQEDGGMLVNSSTQHPTEIQHKVAEAIGLPMHAVRVEIRRMGGGFGGKESQGNALAVACAVAARQTGKPCKMRYDRDDDMVITGKRHAFRISYRAGYDETGRLHGVEFTHLVNCGWAQDLSLPVADRAMLHSDNAYAIPAIRIESHRLKTNLQSATAYRGFGGPQGMVGIERVMDHISYALGADPVAIRRCNYYDAPDEKPEGGAAPRSATAPRGISGKMNTRDNTTPYGMEVRDFELHTLTDQLLESADYAARRAEIAEWNKGQTDLKRGLAFSPVKFGISFTLTHLNQAGALVHVYQDGSVHLNHGGTEMGQGLFQKVAQVAASGFGISVDKVKITATDTAKVPNTSATAASSGSDLNGMAVKAACDTIRMRMAAFLAERHQIAVEDVVFSGNLVRVGSEEITFDEAAKRCYEGRISLSATGFYKTPSLQWDRIKGQGRPFFYFAYGAALTEVVVDRRSGENRILRCDILHDAGASLNPDLDIGQVEGGYVQGAGWLTTEELVWDQRGALRTHAPSTYKIPACSDRPDVFNVALYAGENREDSIYRSKAVGEPPFMLGISAWLAISDAVAQFGNSYPALAAPATAEEVWRQARRQRDGV, translated from the coding sequence ATGAGCGTTGCAAAACCCCTGCCCCATGACGCGGCAAAACTACATGTGACCGGCAAGGCCCGCTATGTGGATGACACCCCCCTGCCGCGCGGTGCGCTGCATCTGGCCTTTGGGCTGTCGACAATTGCCAAGGGGCGCATCGACAAAATGGATCTGGCAGCGGTCAAATCCAGCCCCGGTGTGGTGGCGGTGCTGACGGCGCCGGATCTGCCCTTTAGCAATGATGTCTCCCCCTCGATCCATGACGAACCACTGCTGTCGGACGGCACGGTACATTATCTGGGTCAGCCGCTGTTTTTGGTGGTGGCCACAAGCCATCGCGCCGCCCGCGTTGCTGCGCGTCGGGGGACGGTTTCTTATAGCGAAGAAGAGGCGCTGCTGACCCTGGATGCCGCCCTGGCCGCCAACAGCCGCTTTGAGGAAGGCCCACGGATCTATCAAAAAGGCGATGCTGCAGCGGCCATCGCCCAGGCGCCGCATCAGGTTGAAGGCACGTTTGAGCTGGGTGGGCAGGAGCATTTTTATCTGGAAGGTCAGGCCGCCCTGGCGCTGCCACAGGAAGATGGTGGCATGCTGGTGAATTCCTCAACCCAGCACCCAACCGAGATCCAGCACAAGGTGGCCGAGGCCATTGGCCTGCCCATGCATGCAGTGCGGGTCGAGATCCGCCGGATGGGCGGTGGTTTTGGCGGCAAGGAAAGCCAGGGCAATGCCCTTGCCGTGGCCTGCGCTGTCGCCGCGCGCCAGACCGGCAAGCCCTGCAAAATGCGCTATGACCGGGATGATGACATGGTGATCACCGGCAAGCGTCACGCCTTTCGGATCAGTTATCGGGCTGGTTATGACGAGACGGGCCGCCTGCATGGGGTCGAGTTCACCCATCTGGTCAACTGCGGTTGGGCCCAGGATCTGTCGCTACCAGTGGCAGATCGCGCCATGCTGCACAGTGACAATGCCTACGCCATTCCCGCCATCCGCATCGAAAGCCACCGGTTGAAGACCAACCTGCAAAGCGCCACCGCCTATCGCGGCTTTGGCGGGCCACAGGGCATGGTGGGGATCGAGCGGGTGATGGATCACATCTCTTATGCGTTGGGCGCGGATCCTGTCGCAATACGGCGGTGCAACTACTATGACGCGCCCGACGAAAAGCCAGAGGGGGGCGCTGCCCCCCGGTCTGCGACCGCCCCCCGAGGTATTTCAGGCAAGATGAATACACGCGACAATACCACGCCCTATGGGATGGAAGTCCGCGATTTTGAATTACACACTTTGACAGATCAGCTCCTGGAAAGCGCTGATTACGCGGCGCGGCGGGCTGAGATTGCCGAGTGGAACAAGGGGCAGACCGATCTGAAACGCGGGCTTGCCTTTTCGCCGGTGAAATTTGGCATTTCCTTTACCCTCACGCATCTCAACCAGGCGGGCGCCTTGGTGCATGTCTATCAGGATGGGTCGGTACATCTGAACCACGGCGGCACCGAAATGGGCCAGGGGCTGTTTCAGAAGGTGGCGCAGGTGGCTGCCAGCGGTTTTGGGATTTCCGTGGATAAGGTGAAAATCACCGCCACCGATACCGCCAAGGTGCCCAATACCTCGGCGACGGCTGCTTCTTCTGGCTCCGATCTGAATGGCATGGCGGTAAAAGCCGCCTGTGATACCATCCGCATGCGCATGGCTGCATTTTTGGCTGAACGGCATCAGATAGCTGTGGAGGACGTCGTTTTCTCAGGCAATCTGGTTCGCGTTGGCAGCGAGGAGATCACCTTTGATGAGGCCGCAAAGCGCTGTTATGAGGGGCGGATCAGCCTTTCGGCAACTGGATTTTATAAAACACCCAGCCTGCAATGGGACCGGATCAAAGGCCAGGGGCGGCCGTTTTTCTACTTTGCCTATGGGGCCGCGCTGACTGAGGTGGTGGTGGATCGTCGCAGTGGCGAAAACCGCATCCTGCGCTGCGATATCCTACATGATGCAGGCGCCTCGCTGAACCCGGATCTGGACATAGGTCAGGTGGAAGGCGGCTATGTGCAGGGCGCGGGCTGGCTCACCACAGAGGAGTTGGTCTGGGACCAGCGGGGCGCCTTGCGCACCCATGCGCCCTCGACCTACAAGATCCCGGCCTGTTCCGATCGACCGGATGTGTTCAATGTGGCGCTGTATGCCGGCGAGAACCGTGAGGACAGTATTTACCGCTCTAAAGCGGTCGGTGAGCCGCCCTTTATGTTGGGGATTTCGGCCTGGTTGGCGATCAGCGATGCGGTGGCGCAGTTTGGCAACAGCTACCCGGCGCTGGCGGCCCCGGCGACGGCGGAAGAAGTCTGGCGCCAGGCCCGGAGGCAGCGCGATGGGGTTTGA
- the xdhA gene encoding xanthine dehydrogenase small subunit, whose product MTITFHLNGEEVVLEDLDPSATLLDFLREERGLTGTKEGCNEGDCGACTVMVTDRSGSKPLNSCILFLPQLNGKSIRTVEGAADADGTLHPVQEAMISHHGSQCGFCTPGFVMSMVTAHKNGATDHDVQLAGNLCRCTGYAPIVRAAEAAANQPVPQWITKEPLPQATEAANIPQSSDALAQLYAAKPEARLVAGATDLGLWVTKGLRDLGEMIFLDGCDDLKQITLTDQEIRLGAMVDMNRMREAIAPLHPSYGEMIRRFASQQVRAAATLGGNIANGSPIGDNPPALIALGARLHLRQGDSRRDIAIEDFFIDYGKQDRRPGEFVEAVSIPRQPDRLRVYKLSKRFDQDISAVLGAFNVTVSGGLVTAARIAFGGLAATPKRANALEAALTGQPWNETSVTTAMAALAQDFTPLSDMRASAEYRLETAKNMLARYFDDINGNSHSVLEVQA is encoded by the coding sequence ATGACAATCACCTTTCATTTGAACGGTGAAGAGGTTGTGCTCGAGGATCTTGATCCCTCGGCCACTCTGCTTGATTTTTTACGCGAAGAGCGCGGACTGACAGGGACCAAAGAGGGCTGCAACGAGGGCGACTGCGGCGCCTGCACCGTGATGGTAACGGATAGGTCGGGCTCCAAGCCGTTGAATTCCTGCATCCTGTTCCTGCCGCAGCTCAACGGTAAATCCATTCGCACTGTAGAAGGTGCCGCGGATGCCGATGGCACACTGCACCCGGTACAAGAGGCGATGATCAGCCATCACGGCAGCCAGTGCGGCTTTTGCACCCCCGGTTTTGTCATGTCGATGGTCACCGCGCATAAAAACGGTGCGACGGATCATGATGTGCAGCTGGCCGGCAACCTGTGTCGCTGCACCGGCTACGCGCCGATCGTCCGCGCCGCCGAGGCAGCTGCCAATCAGCCGGTGCCTCAGTGGATCACCAAGGAACCCCTGCCCCAAGCCACCGAGGCGGCCAATATTCCGCAATCGTCGGATGCATTGGCACAGCTTTACGCGGCCAAGCCCGAAGCCCGGCTGGTGGCTGGGGCCACCGATCTGGGCCTTTGGGTCACCAAGGGGCTGCGCGATCTGGGAGAGATGATCTTTCTCGATGGCTGTGACGACCTGAAACAGATCACGCTGACCGACCAGGAGATCCGCTTGGGTGCCATGGTGGACATGAACCGTATGCGCGAGGCGATTGCGCCGCTGCACCCCTCTTATGGGGAAATGATCCGCCGCTTTGCCAGCCAACAGGTGCGCGCCGCCGCCACCCTTGGTGGCAATATCGCCAATGGCTCGCCCATTGGGGACAACCCACCTGCGCTGATTGCCCTGGGGGCGCGCCTGCATCTGCGCCAGGGCGACAGCCGCCGCGACATCGCCATTGAGGACTTCTTTATCGACTACGGCAAACAGGACCGCCGCCCCGGTGAGTTCGTCGAAGCCGTTAGCATTCCGCGTCAGCCAGACCGGTTGCGGGTCTATAAGCTTTCCAAGCGATTTGACCAGGATATCTCAGCCGTGCTGGGGGCGTTTAATGTCACTGTATCAGGTGGTCTGGTGACCGCCGCCCGCATCGCCTTTGGCGGGCTTGCCGCCACCCCAAAGCGCGCCAACGCTCTGGAGGCGGCGCTGACTGGCCAGCCCTGGAATGAAACCAGTGTCACAACGGCTATGGCCGCGCTGGCGCAGGATTTCACCCCACTCAGCGATATGCGGGCCTCGGCGGAGTACAGGCTGGAGACCGCAAAGAACATGCTTGCGCGCTATTTCGATGACATCAACGGCAACAGCCACTCAGTTCTGGAGGTGCAGGCATGA